A genome region from Aestuariivirga litoralis includes the following:
- a CDS encoding LacI family DNA-binding transcriptional regulator, translating to MAKITIQDVAQKAGVSVATIDRVLNRRPGVKARTIEKVEAAIRELNYQPDRIAARLARGREYRFWFVLPNTAGEFMNRISEEVEEAARRMAGERVAIMVKRVDVFDGPLLAKVLDGLEEGIDGVAVVALDHPAVREAINALVAKGVAVVTLVSDVPGSKRLHYAGIDNSSAGRTVAGLMGRFLHGRKGKVGLFAGSLALRDHIERQFGFEQVMAHEFPDLLVLPVRESRDNMERSEELAKQLLREHPDLLGIYNVGGGTAGITAALEVGGRAKHVVFIAHEVTEGSRRALIRGTIDVIINQDPGHEVRSAVRVLMAKADNSTVIEAQERIRIDIFMRDNLP from the coding sequence ATGGCAAAAATAACAATTCAGGATGTGGCCCAGAAAGCGGGCGTCTCTGTGGCCACCATTGATCGTGTGCTGAACCGCAGGCCGGGAGTCAAGGCGCGCACGATTGAAAAAGTCGAAGCCGCCATCCGTGAGTTGAACTACCAGCCCGACCGCATAGCGGCCCGCCTGGCGCGCGGCCGCGAATATCGTTTCTGGTTCGTGCTGCCCAACACGGCGGGCGAGTTCATGAACCGCATTTCTGAAGAGGTTGAAGAGGCAGCTCGCCGCATGGCGGGCGAGCGCGTGGCCATCATGGTCAAGCGGGTGGACGTGTTTGACGGCCCGCTGCTGGCCAAGGTGCTGGATGGGCTGGAAGAGGGCATCGATGGCGTGGCCGTGGTGGCGCTGGATCACCCGGCGGTGCGCGAGGCGATCAATGCTTTGGTGGCCAAGGGCGTTGCCGTGGTCACGCTCGTGTCAGACGTGCCGGGTTCGAAACGCCTGCATTATGCAGGCATCGACAACTCGTCTGCCGGGCGCACCGTGGCCGGGCTGATGGGCCGCTTCCTGCATGGGCGCAAAGGCAAGGTGGGCCTGTTTGCCGGCTCGCTGGCCTTGCGCGACCATATTGAGCGTCAGTTCGGTTTCGAGCAGGTGATGGCGCATGAGTTCCCTGATCTGCTGGTGCTGCCGGTGCGGGAATCGCGCGACAACATGGAGCGGTCGGAAGAACTGGCCAAGCAGCTGCTGCGCGAGCATCCCGATCTGCTGGGCATTTATAACGTTGGTGGTGGCACGGCGGGCATCACGGCTGCATTGGAAGTGGGTGGCCGCGCCAAGCATGTGGTGTTCATCGCGCATGAAGTGACCGAAGGTTCGCGCCGCGCGCTGATCAGGGGCACCATTGATGTGATCATCAACCAGGACCCCGGACATGAAGTGCGATCCGCTGTGCGCGTGCTGATGGCCAAGGCCGATA
- a CDS encoding hydantoinase/oxoprolinase family protein, whose amino-acid sequence MALPLKLAADIGGTFTDIVLEQGKKRWSGKILTTVHAPEVAVLEGLQQVIRDAGFKPSDVDVFIHGTTLATNALIERKGAKTAFITTEGFRDVIEQGYEKRFDHYDLMIDRASPLVPRHLRLGIKERLATNGDVLIPLDESAVPALAATIREEGCKAVAIGLLHSYAHESHERRIAELLKPLLPDDVTICLSSEVAPEIREYERFSTTVANAYVRPLMASYLFRLRDGLAQLGMECPLYLMMSGGGLTTLETAARFPIRLVESGPAGGAILASRMAQSLDLPEVLSFDMGGTTAKICLLSDAEPERAHRFEIARAYKDMKGSGIPVRIPVIEMVEIGAGGGSIARVDKLGRLTVGPDSAGSTPGPVSYGRGGTMPTVTDANVVLGKIDPEFFAGGKVKLEIDGAKNAFAEQIGSTLGLKDFWPAAGVAEIVEENMANAARVHAIERGKDIANCVMIAFGGGAPLHACRLAEKVGVSKIIVPLGAGVGSAIGFLQAPVAYEITKSAAVNLDHFDAAKVNQLLKTMAQDAESVVKPAMEKGKPSLTIKADCRYVGQGHEIQVSLPVRTLTNADGKKLKAAFESAYKAIYGLVIPGQQAEAITWSVTSSSPIPKVERAKKAPKKAAPKPLRTRQIFDAAAGKLMSAPVYWRFDMPPGSAIKGPAIIAEHETSTIVGSRFKAEINSLGQIVMEKVK is encoded by the coding sequence ATGGCACTTCCCCTCAAACTGGCTGCTGATATCGGCGGCACATTCACCGACATTGTTCTCGAGCAAGGAAAAAAGCGCTGGAGCGGCAAGATACTCACCACGGTCCACGCGCCTGAAGTGGCCGTGCTGGAAGGCTTGCAACAAGTCATCCGCGATGCGGGCTTCAAGCCATCCGACGTGGATGTCTTCATTCATGGCACCACGCTGGCCACCAATGCTCTCATCGAACGCAAGGGCGCCAAGACGGCCTTCATCACCACCGAAGGCTTCCGCGATGTGATCGAGCAAGGTTATGAAAAGCGCTTCGACCATTATGATTTAATGATTGACCGCGCCTCGCCACTGGTGCCGCGCCATCTGCGTCTCGGCATCAAGGAACGCCTGGCCACCAATGGCGATGTGCTGATTCCGCTGGACGAGTCAGCCGTACCTGCGCTGGCCGCCACCATCCGCGAAGAAGGCTGCAAGGCCGTGGCCATCGGGCTTTTGCATTCCTATGCGCATGAAAGCCATGAACGCCGCATTGCCGAGCTACTGAAGCCATTGCTGCCGGATGACGTGACCATCTGCCTGTCATCGGAAGTCGCACCCGAAATCCGCGAATATGAGCGCTTCTCCACCACGGTCGCCAATGCGTATGTGCGCCCGCTGATGGCCAGCTACCTGTTCCGCCTGCGCGACGGCCTGGCCCAGCTGGGCATGGAATGCCCGCTCTATCTAATGATGTCCGGCGGTGGCTTGACCACGCTAGAAACGGCTGCGCGCTTCCCGATCCGTTTGGTTGAATCCGGCCCTGCAGGTGGCGCGATCCTGGCCAGCCGCATGGCACAGAGTCTCGATCTGCCGGAAGTGTTGTCTTTCGACATGGGCGGCACGACTGCAAAAATCTGCCTGCTGTCTGATGCAGAGCCTGAACGTGCGCACCGCTTCGAGATCGCGCGTGCCTATAAGGACATGAAGGGCTCCGGTATTCCGGTCCGCATTCCCGTGATTGAAATGGTGGAGATCGGTGCCGGCGGTGGCTCCATCGCGCGCGTCGATAAATTGGGCCGTCTCACTGTCGGCCCCGATAGCGCGGGTTCTACCCCCGGCCCCGTCTCTTATGGGCGTGGTGGCACGATGCCGACGGTCACCGATGCCAATGTGGTGCTGGGCAAGATCGATCCGGAATTCTTTGCCGGTGGCAAAGTGAAACTGGAAATTGATGGCGCCAAAAATGCCTTCGCCGAACAGATCGGCAGCACGCTTGGGCTGAAAGATTTCTGGCCCGCCGCAGGCGTGGCCGAAATCGTGGAAGAGAACATGGCCAATGCCGCGCGCGTGCATGCCATTGAGCGCGGCAAAGACATTGCCAATTGCGTGATGATCGCCTTCGGTGGCGGCGCACCGCTGCATGCTTGCAGATTGGCCGAGAAAGTCGGCGTGTCAAAAATCATTGTGCCACTGGGCGCGGGCGTGGGTTCCGCCATCGGCTTTTTGCAAGCGCCCGTCGCTTATGAAATCACCAAGAGCGCTGCCGTCAATCTCGATCACTTCGATGCGGCAAAGGTCAACCAACTTCTCAAGACCATGGCGCAAGATGCTGAATCTGTTGTCAAACCCGCCATGGAAAAAGGCAAACCTTCGCTCACCATCAAAGCCGATTGCCGCTATGTCGGCCAAGGCCATGAGATCCAGGTTTCCCTACCCGTCCGTACACTGACGAATGCCGATGGAAAGAAATTGAAGGCTGCGTTCGAGAGCGCCTACAAGGCGATCTATGGCCTGGTGATCCCCGGTCAGCAGGCCGAGGCGATCACCTGGTCGGTGACTTCATCATCGCCCATCCCGAAAGTGGAACGCGCCAAGAAGGCACCGAAGAAGGCCGCCCCCAAGCCGCTGCGCACTCGCCAGATTTTCGATGCTGCAGCAGGCAAGCTGATGAGCGCGCCGGTTTACTGGCGCTTCGATATGCCGCCCGGTTCTGCAATCAAGGGCCCGGCGATCATTGCCGAGCATGAAACGTCCACGATCGTCGGCAGCCGCTTCAAGGCCGAGATCAACAGCCTCGGTCAGATCGTGATGGAGA